A genomic segment from Antedon mediterranea chromosome 6, ecAntMedi1.1, whole genome shotgun sequence encodes:
- the LOC140051127 gene encoding uncharacterized protein: MEKAQRKTLLLNKSRLVGDIQTEQIIWELKQFEVLTPILFKDIEQESGRKAKLNRLIDLITSCGPKSFQIFIEILTKHGYNELVESLKSDYQRFRNDDASKKKTKLIPIPRTYGEVCLNNRESFIENVWAEHIVPELRPPLQLSNLDKQLLRTEKSRRNRSEILFDLLLQKVDEHGHKAFFMLHGILDRTYPHVSDLVWNDLMKMTAPTPEVHLPKHSPAPPNHNRDNFIGTISDTEYSQELQKNKKHTGLKSSLNVMQQELLNTGADSLGRSRQLDRASQLIAEANGAIKMLESRIKCVEREREDAQHLERVANMQCKDLKKQIEMLEHESRQIRKQDEDHRKRWENNKKLKMDELQKMNDELKSLENDLHKTQLDQNQKHEELIQRKRNLDIIESSLSEKDENQRDRSAKSMKKQQNIKQRDVEVTRREADVIIREREVENREDSCRKTGLEQRRRSMELKRREAEAIVLQEQYQMKEDNLNDQIKENKIKQSEIMAQLKDLKKQGENLDEQNMEQSMKEELLREKENSIEQRERDTKAALQQKTAALEEEKELVELERQRWYSEWRQKEHNIKQTEEEWNKKTDELQDRERTLRNMEDEMNKKNNELRQAQKECKERTDENQRKEEELTIETKRLYEKEHKLKSRKTDLDKREQDIGSIEHGRRVLNEDVERFKAEQRDREKDFMLRYEEMDTKYEQLRKQEDMLINIQMKQRQRELLLQKRENNNYMLEDDPSNTVQNNVETVTRTSSDSGLTDEPIMCEYTIVQRGDDQNSPRRFQPFNIKVSPGLTIWGLKTILDKEEGIPTHWQRFYYGGIQLNDTTTLSENSIVPESSIYLKLDVKEGSTTIILKTGQRTRMIDVDLNETVAVTKARIYKYEGVPPHQQILLHRDVVMDDGNLLHDFNLHKNSAISMKLNYRIWVRTKSNTLIPLEVDELSTIRNVKFLLREAAGVCVDSQKLGFRGKFLDDSRSLIHYKICEGSTVDLTCAVTISQKPAGESLKMELDPCVTVKQLKEEIRRIKAIPVNRQALVVRDQHLHDGDMVMDHLKKGSIINLHSGNVMIVSSSGKVILSDVQPWHNVLKVKEMIERKTGITVHMQHLEYQGSALVSGSLRLSDFDIKNGSVLQMKQIEG; this comes from the exons ATGGAAAAGGCACAGCGTAAAACGCTTCTACTGAACAAATCTCGCTTAGTTGGCGATATCCAAACCGAGCAGATAATTTGGGAGCTAAAACAGTTTGAAGTGTTAACACCCATACTCTTTAAAGATATTGAGCAAGAAAGTGGACGTAAAGCAAAACTCAATCGCCTTATTGATCTCATTACATCATGTGGCCCTAAATCTTTccaaatatttattgaaattttaacaaaacatgGATATAATGAACTAGTGGAAAGTTTAAAAAGTGATTATCAAAGATTCCGAAATGACGACGCCAGCAAAAAAA AAACGAAACTGATTCCTATTCCACGTACATACGGTGAGGTATGTTTGAATAACCGTGAGAGTTTCATCGAAAATGTCTGGGCAGAACACATCGTACCAGAACTACGACCACCATTGCAGCTTAGCAATCTGGATAAACAACTATTACGAACGGAGAAATCTCGTCGGAATAGATCTGAAATATTGTTTGACTTGTTGTTACAAAAAGTGGATGAGCATGGTCATAAGGCATTCTTTATGCTGCATGGTATATTGGATAGAACGTATCCTCATGTGTCCGATCTTGTTTGGAATGACCTGATGAAAATGACGGCACCAACACCCGAGGTACACCTCCCTA AGCATTCTCCTGCACCTCCAAATCACAACAGAGACAACTTTATTGGAACGATTTCGGACACGGAGTATTCACAAGAactgcagaaaaacaaaaagcaCACAGGTCTGAAGTCTAGTCTTAATGTTATGCAACAAGAACTTCTTAACACGGGAGCTGATAGCTTGGGAAGATCAAGACAACTTGACAGAGCATCACAATTAATTGCAGAAGCAAACGGTGCAATTAAAATGCTTGAATCAAGAATTAAATGTGTTGAGCGTGAACGAGAAGACGCCCAACATTTAGAAAGAGTGGCCAATATGCAATGTAAAGaccttaaaaaacaaatagaaatgCTTGAACATGAAAGCCGACAAATTCGTAAACAAGATGAAGATCACAGAAAACGTTgggaaaacaataaaaaattgaaaatggaTGAGCTTCAGAAGATGAATGATGAATTGAAATCATTGGAGAATGACTTGCACAAAACACAATTAGATCAGAATCAAAAGCATGAGGAATTGATTCAAAGGAAAAGAAATCTTGATATAATTGAGAGTAGTTTAAGCGAAAAGGACGAAAATCAACGAGATCGTTCTGCAAAATCAATGAAGAAACAACAGAACATAAAACAGCGAGACGTAGAGGTAACGAGACGCGAAGCCGATGTGATTATACGTGAAAGGGAAGTAGAGAACCGTGAGGATTCTTGTAGGAAGACAGGCCTCGAACAAAGACGTCGTTCAATGGAATTAAAAAGAAGGGAAGCAGAAGCAATTGTGCTTCAAGAGCAATATCAAATGAAGGAAGATAATCTTAATGATCAGATAAAGGAAAACAAGAT AAAGCAAAGTGAAATTATGGCTCAGTTGAAAGATCTAAAAAAACAAGGAGAGAATTTAGATGAACAGAACATGGAGCAAAGTATGAAGGAGGAGCTACTAAGGGAGAAGGAAAACAGTATCGAACAACGGGAGCGGGATACTAAAGCTGCATTGCAACAGAAAACCGCGGCACTTGAAGAAGAGAAAGAACTTGTGGAATTGGAGAGGCAGCGTTGGTACAGTGAATGGCGTCAAAAAGAACATAACATTAAACAAACAGAAGAAGAATGGAACAAAAAAACAGACGAGTTACAAGATCGAGAAAGAACATTGAGAAACATGGAAgacgaaatgaataaaaagaataatGAATTAAGACAAGCACAGAAAGAATGCAAAGAGAGAACAGACGAAAATCAGAGAAAGGAAGAAGAGCTCACAATTGAGACTAAAAGATTATATGAAAAAGAACACAAGCTGAAATCTCGTAAAACAGATTTGGACAAAAGAGAGCAAGATATTGGTTCAATAGAACATGGCAGACGAGTGTTAAATGAAGATGTTGAACGTTTTAAAGCAGAGCAAAGAGATCGTGAAAAAGATTTCATGTTGAGATATGAAGAAATGGATACCAAATATGAACAGTTGCGAAAACAAGAAGATATGCTGATCAATATACAGATGAAACAGAGACAAAGAGAATTACTGTTACAAAAGagggaaaataataattatatgctCGAAGATGATCCAAGTAATACGGTACAGAATAACGTAGAAACGGTTACACGTACCTCAAGTGACAGTGGTTTGACAGACGAGCCTATTATGTGTGAGTATACTATTGTACAAAGAGGTGATGATCAAAACTCTCCACGACGGTTTCAACCTTTTAACATTAAGGTTTCGCCAGGCTTGACTATCTGGGGTCTAAAAACAATACTAGATAAAGAAGAGGGAATACCGACTCACTGGCAGCGGTTTTATTATGGAGGAATTCAACTTAATGATACCACAACCCTTTCTGAAAATTCAATTGTACCCGAATCTtcgatatatttaaaattagacGTGAAAGAAGGTTCAACAACTATCATTCTTAAAACTGGACAGAGAACACGGATGATTGACGTTGACTTAAATGAAACAGTTGCTGTGACGAAGGCGCGAATATACAAGTATGAAGGTGTACCACCACATCAGCAAATATTGTTACATCGGGATGTCGTTATGGATGACGGTAACTTACTTCACGACTTTAATCTACACAAGAACTCTGCAATATCAATGAAATTAAACTACCGCATATGGGTTAGAACTAAATCAAATACACTGATTCCCTTGGAGGTCGATGAACTTTCGACAATCAGAAATGTCAAATTTCTTTTGAGAGAAGCTGCTGGCGTTTGTGTTGATTCTCAAAAGCTAGGATTTAGAGGGAAGTTCCTAGATGATAGCCGTTCCCTCATTCACTATAAAATATGTGAGGGAAGTACAGTAGATCTTACGTGTGCGGTAACCATCTCTCAAAAACCAGCAGGTGAAAGTTTGAAAATGGAACTAGATCCGTGTGTGACTGTTAAACAGTTAAAAGAAGAAATACGAAGAATAAAAGCAATACCAGTAAACAGACAAGCATTAGTAGTTCGTGATCAGCATCTACATGATGGTGATATGGTAATGGATCATTTGAAGAAGGGATCAATCATTAATCTACATAGTGGTAATGTAATGATTGTCTCTTCATCTGGAAAGGTAATACTTAGTGATGTACAGCCATGGCATAATGTTTTGAAAGTTAAAGAGATGATTGAGCGTAAGACTGGAATAACAGTGCATATGCAACATTTGGAATATCAAGGGTCTGCCTTAGTTTCGGGCAGTTTACGACTATCGGATTTCGATATTAAAAATGGAAGTGTCTTGCAAATGAAACAAATAGAAGGTTAG